The following coding sequences are from one Thermostaphylospora chromogena window:
- a CDS encoding aspartate-semialdehyde dehydrogenase: protein MSKPTLAVVGATGAVGTVMLDILSSRPDVWGEIRLIASPRSAGKVLRVRGEDVVVQALSPEVFDGVDVAMFDVPDEVSAEWAPIAAARGAVVVDNSGAFRMDPDVPLVVPECNAEAARNRPKGIIANPNCTTLSMMAAMGALHRQYGLRELVVASYQAVSGAGAAGPKRLYDELEAVAGDRTLGTVAGDVRKAVPDLADSPFPAPMVLNVVPWAGSLKDDGWSSEELKVRNESRKILGIPDLKVSATCVRVPVVTTHSLAVHATFAEPVTVEGARAVLDKAPTVVVLDDPAQGVFPTPADVVGTDPTYVGRIRQALDFPNTLELFICGDNLRKGAALNTAEIAELVAAELTG, encoded by the coding sequence ATGAGCAAGCCCACTCTCGCGGTCGTCGGGGCCACCGGTGCCGTCGGCACCGTCATGCTCGACATCCTGTCCAGCAGGCCCGACGTGTGGGGTGAGATCCGGCTGATCGCGTCACCGCGTTCGGCGGGCAAGGTGCTCCGGGTCCGCGGCGAGGACGTCGTGGTGCAGGCGTTGAGCCCGGAGGTGTTCGACGGCGTGGACGTCGCCATGTTCGACGTTCCGGACGAGGTCTCCGCCGAATGGGCGCCGATCGCCGCGGCGCGCGGCGCGGTCGTGGTGGACAACTCAGGCGCCTTCCGGATGGACCCGGACGTGCCGCTGGTGGTGCCCGAGTGCAACGCCGAGGCGGCGCGCAACCGCCCCAAGGGCATCATCGCCAACCCCAACTGCACCACCCTGTCGATGATGGCGGCGATGGGCGCGCTGCACCGGCAGTACGGCCTGCGCGAGCTGGTCGTCGCCTCCTACCAGGCGGTGTCCGGCGCGGGCGCGGCCGGCCCGAAGCGGCTGTACGACGAGCTGGAGGCCGTGGCCGGCGACCGCACCCTCGGCACCGTCGCGGGGGACGTCCGCAAGGCCGTGCCCGACCTGGCGGACTCGCCGTTCCCCGCGCCGATGGTGCTGAACGTCGTTCCGTGGGCGGGGTCGCTGAAGGACGACGGCTGGTCCTCCGAGGAGCTGAAGGTGCGCAACGAGTCGCGCAAGATCCTCGGCATCCCCGACCTGAAGGTCTCGGCCACGTGCGTGCGCGTCCCCGTGGTCACCACCCACTCCCTGGCCGTGCACGCGACCTTCGCCGAGCCGGTGACGGTCGAGGGCGCGCGGGCGGTGCTGGACAAGGCCCCGACCGTGGTCGTGCTCGACGATCCGGCGCAGGGCGTCTTCCCCACCCCCGCCGACGTGGTCGGCACCGACCCCACCTACGTGGGGCGCATCCGCCAGGCGCTCGACTTCCCCAACACGCTGGAGCTGTTCATCTGCGGAGACAACCTCCGCAAGGGTGCGGCGCTCAACACCGCGGAGATCGCCGAGCTGGTCGCCGCGGAGTTGACCGGGTGA
- a CDS encoding aspartate kinase, which produces MALVVQKYGGSSVADAASIKRVAQRIVATKKAGNDVVVVVSAMGDTTDELLDLAQQISPLPPGRELDMLLTAGERISMALLAMAIANLGHEARSFTGSQAGVITDSTHGKARIIDVTPGRITEAISAGQIAIVAGFQGVSQDKKDVTTLGRGGSDTTAVALAAALNADVCEIYTDVDGVFTADPRIVPTARRIPRISYEEMLEMAACGAKILHLRCVEYARRFSLPIHVRSSFSNREGTWVVAARNSDSDSEGSEMEQPIISGVAHDRSEAKITVVGVPDKVGEAAAIFKTLADAEINIDMIVQNVSAAATGRTDISFTLPGADGPTAMNALQKIQERIGFESLLFDDQIGKVSLIGAGMRSHPGVTATFFSALADAGVNIEMISTSEIRISVIVRLDDVDAAVTAAHRAFDLDADQVEAVVYGGTGR; this is translated from the coding sequence GTGGCGCTCGTTGTACAGAAATACGGTGGTTCGTCCGTCGCCGATGCGGCCAGTATCAAGCGGGTCGCGCAGCGGATCGTCGCGACGAAAAAAGCCGGGAACGACGTCGTCGTGGTGGTCTCGGCGATGGGCGACACCACCGACGAGCTCCTCGATCTGGCGCAGCAGATCTCCCCGCTGCCTCCCGGCCGTGAGCTCGACATGCTGCTGACCGCGGGTGAGCGCATCTCCATGGCGTTGCTGGCGATGGCGATCGCCAACCTCGGTCATGAGGCGCGGTCCTTCACCGGTTCGCAGGCGGGCGTGATCACCGACTCCACGCACGGCAAGGCGCGGATCATCGACGTCACGCCGGGCCGCATAACCGAGGCGATCTCGGCCGGTCAGATCGCGATCGTGGCCGGTTTCCAGGGGGTCTCCCAGGACAAGAAGGACGTGACAACCCTCGGTCGCGGTGGGTCCGACACGACGGCGGTCGCGCTGGCCGCCGCGCTGAACGCCGACGTGTGCGAGATCTACACCGACGTGGACGGTGTGTTCACCGCCGACCCGCGGATCGTGCCGACCGCCCGGCGCATCCCCCGCATCTCCTACGAGGAGATGCTGGAGATGGCCGCCTGCGGAGCGAAGATCCTCCACCTGCGCTGCGTCGAATACGCTCGCAGGTTCTCCCTGCCGATCCACGTCAGGAGCTCCTTCAGCAACCGTGAGGGAACCTGGGTCGTGGCGGCACGCAACAGCGACAGTGACAGCGAAGGAAGCGAGATGGAGCAGCCGATCATCTCCGGTGTGGCCCATGACCGGAGCGAGGCCAAGATCACCGTTGTCGGGGTCCCCGACAAGGTCGGAGAGGCTGCCGCGATCTTCAAAACCCTCGCCGACGCCGAGATCAACATCGACATGATCGTGCAGAACGTCTCGGCGGCGGCGACCGGCCGCACCGACATCTCCTTCACGCTTCCGGGCGCCGACGGCCCGACGGCGATGAACGCGCTGCAGAAGATCCAGGAGCGGATCGGGTTCGAATCGCTGCTGTTCGACGACCAGATCGGGAAGGTGTCGCTGATCGGGGCGGGCATGCGCTCCCACCCCGGCGTGACCGCCACGTTCTTCAGCGCCCTGGCGGACGCGGGCGTCAACATCGAGATGATCTCCACGTCCGAGATCCGCATCTCGGTGATCGTCAGGCTGGACGATGTCGACGCGGCCGTCACCGCCGCGCATCGCGCGTTCGATCTCGACGCGGACCAGGTGGAGGCAGTGGTGTACGGAGGTACCGGACGATGA
- a CDS encoding DUF5063 domain-containing protein gives MSDEWRGLADMVAEHAQNYLDGLTRIARGEGGDATLPLLLVEVSQISLAGAQLGASQDVILSGNWEPPLNADLDMDEIRTALADRLGPVDDYAEVFDPYKDTSVTPYRLSDDLTAVAADLLHGLGHYRAGRPYEALWWWQYSYFNTWGNHVGAAMRALQALVAHTRLDVVEEQTPA, from the coding sequence ATGTCTGACGAGTGGCGCGGACTCGCCGACATGGTCGCCGAGCACGCTCAGAACTATCTGGACGGCCTGACCCGGATCGCTCGCGGCGAGGGCGGTGACGCCACCCTGCCGCTGCTGCTGGTGGAGGTGTCGCAGATCAGCCTGGCGGGTGCGCAGCTCGGCGCCAGCCAGGACGTGATCCTCTCCGGCAACTGGGAGCCGCCGCTGAACGCGGATCTCGACATGGACGAGATCCGTACGGCTCTCGCCGACCGGCTCGGCCCGGTGGACGACTACGCCGAGGTGTTCGACCCGTACAAGGACACCTCGGTCACCCCCTACCGGCTCTCCGACGATCTGACGGCGGTGGCCGCCGACCTCCTGCACGGCCTGGGGCACTACCGGGCGGGCCGGCCGTACGAGGCGCTGTGGTGGTGGCAGTACTCGTACTTCAACACCTGGGGCAACCACGTGGGGGCGGCGATGCGGGCGCTGCAGGCGCTGGTGGCGCACACCCGGCTCGACGTGGTGGAGGAGCAGACTCCGGCCTGA
- the recR gene encoding recombination mediator RecR codes for MYEGVVQNLIDELGLLPGIGPKSAQRIAFHLLAADPADVKRLAHTLLEVKEKVRFCRVCGNVAAEEECRICRDPRRDLHVLCVVEESKDVVAIEKTREFKGRYHVLGGAISPIDGIGPDDLRIRELMERLADGRVTELIIATDPNLEGEATATYLARLVKPMGLKVTRLASGLPVGGDLEYADEVTLGRAFEGRRLLDV; via the coding sequence ATGTACGAAGGGGTCGTCCAGAACCTGATCGACGAGCTCGGCCTGCTGCCGGGCATCGGTCCCAAGAGCGCCCAGCGCATCGCCTTCCACCTGCTGGCGGCCGATCCCGCCGACGTGAAGCGGCTCGCCCACACGCTGCTGGAGGTCAAGGAGAAGGTCCGCTTCTGCCGGGTGTGCGGCAACGTCGCAGCAGAAGAGGAATGCCGTATCTGCCGGGACCCCCGCCGTGACCTGCACGTGTTGTGCGTGGTCGAGGAGTCCAAGGACGTCGTGGCGATCGAGAAGACCCGCGAGTTCAAGGGCCGCTATCACGTGCTGGGAGGCGCGATCAGCCCGATCGACGGCATCGGCCCCGACGACCTGCGCATCCGCGAGCTGATGGAGCGGCTGGCCGATGGCCGGGTGACCGAACTCATCATCGCGACCGACCCGAACCTGGAGGGCGAGGCGACCGCGACCTATCTCGCCCGCCTGGTCAAACCGATGGGCCTGAAGGTGACGAGACTGGCCAGCGGCCTGCCGGTGGGCGGTGACCTCGAATACGCGGACGAGGTCACCTTGGGCCGCGCGTTCGAGGGACGGAGGTTGCTGGATGTCTGA
- a CDS encoding YbaB/EbfC family nucleoid-associated protein has protein sequence MNPGDVNLQQLLEQAQHMQQQLVSAQQELNAAQVEGSAGGGLVVATVNGAGELQELKISPEAVEPGDPQETADTIADLVIAAIRDAVRAASELQQEKLGPLAQGLGGGLGQLPGF, from the coding sequence GTGAATCCAGGGGATGTGAACCTGCAGCAGCTGCTGGAGCAGGCGCAGCACATGCAGCAGCAGCTCGTGAGCGCCCAGCAGGAGCTGAACGCCGCTCAGGTTGAAGGCTCGGCCGGCGGGGGCCTCGTGGTCGCCACGGTCAACGGCGCCGGAGAGCTCCAGGAACTGAAGATCAGTCCAGAGGCGGTGGAACCGGGAGACCCGCAGGAGACCGCCGACACCATCGCCGACCTTGTCATCGCGGCCATCCGCGACGCCGTTCGGGCCGCATCCGAGCTGCAGCAGGAGAAGCTCGGCCCGCTCGCGCAGGGCCTGGGAGGCGGTCTCGGGCAGCTACCCGGGTTTTAG
- a CDS encoding DNA polymerase III subunit gamma and tau has product MSLALYRKYRPGTFAEVKGQEHVTEPLRQALRSGRINHAYLFSGPRGCGKTSSARILARSLNCEKGPTPDPCGECESCVALAPTGPGHLDVIEIDAASHGGVDDARDLRERAFFAPVSARFKIYIIDEAHMVTREGFNALLKLVEEPPPHLKFVFATTEPDKVIGTIKSRTHHYPFRLMPPATLRALLEEVLTAENVPFEPAALPLVVRAGAGSARDSLSILDQLLAGADERGITYARAVSLLGYTDSDLLDEMVQAFAARDGARVFQTVNRVIEGGHDPRRFAADLLERFRDLVILANVPQAADSGLLDRPADELERLREQAASMGPAELTRAAEIFNAGLTEMRGATSPRLMLELMCARVLLPAAEQGEAALLARLERLERGGAVAAAPVPVPSAAPVPSAPAPVAAEPAPAPAPAEDEPRPARGATGPARTTGSAGRADDDWPTPARPGGAAARPASTAQPERSSARPSAQSVPQGGGQEAVRQAWPSVLGALKRRSIVVWANVNTNAQVVGVEGNVVTLGFTQVGAMRNFVGGGKDAVVAAALGDVLGGQWRVEAVVGPGGDPRRPADGPGGTGGGVGGGRPAPGPRRSFGQEGGGAAPGAPGAPGSAPRGGEQDGTAGSGRALTDESWPDAPLPDDVGHPDPGPSYEGVAAARSAARAAAQTGPRVGGPRDAGRGGWPDAVPGGGRGVNDDVDPLNDADADVDELTGMALLQRELGGQIIEEIDHS; this is encoded by the coding sequence ATGAGCCTTGCGCTGTACCGCAAGTACCGGCCCGGGACGTTCGCCGAGGTCAAGGGCCAAGAGCATGTGACCGAGCCGCTGCGGCAGGCGCTGCGGTCCGGGCGGATCAACCACGCCTACCTGTTCAGCGGTCCCCGTGGATGTGGCAAGACCTCCAGTGCGCGGATCCTCGCCCGTTCGCTGAACTGCGAGAAGGGGCCGACCCCCGATCCGTGCGGCGAGTGCGAGTCGTGCGTGGCGCTGGCCCCCACCGGCCCCGGCCACCTGGACGTCATCGAGATCGACGCCGCCTCCCACGGCGGTGTGGACGACGCGAGAGATCTGCGCGAGCGCGCCTTCTTCGCCCCCGTCTCCGCGCGATTCAAGATCTACATCATCGACGAGGCGCACATGGTGACCCGCGAAGGGTTCAATGCGCTGCTGAAACTCGTCGAGGAGCCCCCGCCCCACCTGAAGTTCGTCTTCGCGACCACCGAACCCGACAAGGTCATCGGGACGATCAAGTCGCGAACCCACCACTACCCCTTCCGGCTCATGCCGCCCGCCACGCTGCGGGCGCTGCTGGAGGAGGTCCTCACCGCCGAGAACGTCCCGTTCGAACCGGCCGCGCTGCCGCTCGTGGTGCGCGCGGGCGCGGGGTCGGCGCGTGATTCGCTGTCGATCCTCGACCAGCTGCTGGCCGGAGCCGACGAGAGGGGCATCACGTACGCCAGGGCCGTCTCGCTGCTCGGCTACACCGACAGCGACCTGCTCGACGAGATGGTCCAGGCGTTCGCCGCGCGTGACGGCGCGCGGGTGTTCCAGACGGTCAACCGGGTGATCGAGGGAGGGCACGACCCCCGCCGCTTCGCCGCCGACCTGCTTGAGCGGTTCCGCGATCTGGTGATCCTCGCGAACGTGCCGCAGGCCGCGGACAGCGGTCTGCTCGACCGGCCCGCCGACGAGCTGGAGCGGCTGCGGGAGCAGGCCGCGTCCATGGGGCCCGCCGAGTTGACCCGCGCCGCCGAGATCTTCAACGCGGGCCTGACCGAGATGCGCGGGGCCACCTCGCCGCGGCTGATGCTGGAGCTGATGTGCGCCCGGGTGCTGCTGCCCGCGGCGGAGCAGGGCGAGGCGGCGCTGCTGGCCCGGCTGGAACGGCTGGAGCGGGGCGGTGCCGTGGCCGCCGCGCCCGTCCCGGTTCCGTCCGCGGCTCCGGTTCCGTCCGCTCCGGCCCCCGTCGCCGCGGAGCCCGCTCCCGCTCCCGCGCCGGCCGAGGACGAGCCGCGGCCCGCGCGCGGTGCCACCGGCCCGGCGAGGACGACGGGCAGCGCGGGGCGGGCGGACGACGACTGGCCCACGCCGGCGCGTCCCGGCGGTGCCGCGGCCCGGCCCGCTTCCACGGCGCAGCCTGAGCGCTCTTCGGCGCGTCCTTCCGCGCAGTCCGTGCCCCAGGGGGGCGGTCAGGAGGCCGTGCGGCAGGCGTGGCCGTCGGTGCTCGGCGCGCTGAAGCGGCGGAGCATCGTGGTGTGGGCCAACGTCAACACCAACGCCCAGGTGGTTGGGGTCGAGGGCAACGTGGTCACGCTGGGGTTCACCCAGGTGGGCGCGATGCGGAACTTCGTGGGCGGCGGGAAGGACGCGGTGGTGGCCGCCGCGCTGGGCGATGTGCTCGGCGGTCAGTGGCGGGTCGAGGCGGTCGTCGGACCCGGCGGTGACCCGCGGCGTCCCGCCGACGGGCCCGGCGGGACGGGTGGCGGAGTGGGCGGCGGCCGTCCGGCGCCCGGGCCGCGGCGGAGCTTCGGCCAGGAGGGCGGCGGGGCCGCGCCAGGCGCACCGGGTGCGCCGGGTTCCGCGCCGCGGGGCGGGGAGCAGGACGGCACGGCCGGGTCGGGCCGGGCGCTCACCGACGAGTCGTGGCCGGACGCGCCGCTCCCCGACGATGTCGGGCATCCCGATCCCGGGCCGTCCTACGAGGGTGTCGCGGCCGCCCGTTCGGCCGCGCGCGCGGCGGCGCAGACCGGGCCGCGGGTGGGCGGCCCGCGCGATGCCGGCCGGGGCGGCTGGCCCGACGCGGTGCCGGGCGGCGGGCGCGGGGTGAACGACGACGTCGATCCGCTCAACGACGCCGACGCCGATGTGGACGAGCTGACCGGTATGGCGCTGCTCCAACGCGAACTGGGTGGTCAGATCATCGAGGAGATCGATCACTCCTGA